In Microbulbifer pacificus, the genomic stretch GCGACGTTGCTCGGATAGTCGCAGCCGTCCTGTTGTGAGGGGTTGGGCCCACCCACCAGAAACCCCGGCAGCGGAGGCAGCTCCGGGCGCGCGGCGGCGAGGCGGTGATGGGGGTGTTGCGGGGTTTTACGGCCGAAGCCGGTCACGTAGGAGTAACCGGTGGCGTTGCGGCCCAACAGGTAATCAAGGGTGTCTTGCGCGCTGCGCAGGAAGTCGGCGTCGCCGGTCATGCGGAAGGCTTCCAGAAACAGGATACCCTGATTGGCGGCCACCGCGTTGCTGCCCCATACAAAGTTGTTCGCGTCACTGACCATCGCCACCCGGTAGGCGTTGCGGCCGCCTGCGTCACGCAGTTTGCGTGCGGTATCGACGAGGTGTTTTTCCACTCTGCTGCGCCAGATCGCGCTGTTGGCCGGCAGCCGCTCTTTGTGGGCGAGCAGGCTGTAGTTACCGAGCCAGCGTACATCGGCCCAGTTCGGCAGGGAAAAATCGGCGGGAGTGGAACGGACCACTTCCCAGTAGGCCTGGTCGCCGGTCGTGAGGAAAAGTTCCGCCGCCGCCCAGTGGCGCTCGTCGGCCAGCTGTTCATCGCCATAGGCGCCGGTGGTCACGTCCGGGTCGAAGGTTTTGTTCAGTTCATCCTGGCGGTAGCGGATATCCGGATGCTGCTCCGCCCACTGCCAGGCGTTCTGCGCGGCCTGTAGATAGTGTCGTGCGGCGTGCGGATCGTAGGGCTTGAACACCCGCGCGGCCTGCGCCAGCACCGCGGCAAAATCCAGTGCGGCGGCGGTGGTCTTCTGCACCATATAACGGGGCTGCACCGCGAGATGTGCCGCGATCATTCCCTCGAAGCTGGCACTGGTGAGTTTGTGATAGACACCGCCGTCCTCCGGGTCCTGCATGGCGGCGAGCCAGTCCAGGTTGTAGCGCACCTCGTCGAGAATATCCGGCACATCATTGTCGGATTCCG encodes the following:
- a CDS encoding glycoside hydrolase family 9 protein — protein: MAIPSNNVKLVCACALILAAAAGHIQPAQAKPATSENIRLNQLGFSPSSQKLAVVVTPTASGATPGFVVRAAESDSIAFEGTLQPSGEKTWSGKSTLIAAFTAVETPGSYYLEITEPGNGMPVRSTVFTIDESVYRDLASASIRAFYYQRASMALTENHAGPWQRAAGHPDDRVLIHPSAASKSRPAGTRVSAPKGWYDAGDYNKYVVNSGITMGTLMSAFERYAEYFLHQKLNIPESDNDVPDILDEVRYNLDWLAAMQDPEDGGVYHKLTSASFEGMIAAHLAVQPRYMVQKTTAAALDFAAVLAQAARVFKPYDPHAARHYLQAAQNAWQWAEQHPDIRYRQDELNKTFDPDVTTGAYGDEQLADERHWAAAELFLTTGDQAYWEVVRSTPADFSLPNWADVRWLGNYSLLAHKERLPANSAIWRSRVEKHLVDTARKLRDAGGRNAYRVAMVSDANNFVWGSNAVAANQGILFLEAFRMTGDADFLRSAQDTLDYLLGRNATGYSYVTGFGRKTPQHPHHRLAAARPELPPLPGFLVGGPNPSQQDGCDYPSNVADRSYTDHMCSYASNEIAINWNAPLAYLINGLSAIETQHAEGHRHHD